The Chitinophagales bacterium region GCAGACTGAAGAATTTACAACAGGCATTAATATACTGGAAAAGCTTTCCAGTTCGGAAAGAACTGCATTTATGTGCTCGGAAGCAGTGTGGTGGCGATGCCACCGTTCTCTCATCTCTGATTTTTTAAAAGTCGAAGGATGGGATGTAAAACACATTATGGCTTTTGGAAAAGCAGAAGTGCATCCGTTTACATCGCCTTCAAAAATTGTAAATGGTAAACTGAGCTATGAAGAATAATTAATAATCTTTGATGAGAAGTATAAATTAATGATCTGAAGGAATATCGTATCCATATTTGCAATAATTCTTAATTCAGAATAACATGATTGTGATTGGTAATCTTTTTGCTTTTTAACTACGTAAAACAATTCTACATGAGAGGTAGCTACTTGATGGTCTTTATATTTTGCATGTATATCGCTCCCGTTTTGGCGCAAAAATCAATTAAGCATTCTAATCAGGCTTCATCCTCGGAACAGAAAATAAAAAATGATAATTCTTCAGGCAGTTATAGTTCACTTTTTTTCCAGGGATTACGGTGGAGAAATATTGGTCCGTGGCGCGGAGGCAGATCATTAGCTGTTTGCGGAGTTATTAATCAACCCAATGTCTATTATTTCGGGGCAGTCGGTGGCGGTGTTTGGAAAACCACGGATGGTGGAAAATCATGGCTTTGTATTTCGGATTCTGCATTTCACTCATCCTCCGTCGGTGCAATTGCTGTGGCTCCTTCTGATCCAAATATCATTTACGCAGGAATGGGCGAAGCTGAGATGAGGGGGAACATTTCTTTCGGTGACGGTATTTATAAGTCAATGGATGCAGGCAAAACATGGAAACATGTGGGATTGCAAAAATCATATGCCATACAAAATATAGCCATTCATCCCCAAAATCCTGATGTATTATATGCCTCGTGCATGGGTAAAATTTTCGGCTCAAACAGCGAACGGGGTGTATACCGGTCGCAGAACGGTGGTAAAACATGGCAACAGATTCTTTTTGCAGATGACAGCACCGGTTGCTACGATGTAAAATTTGATCCTGCCAATCCAATGATTATGTATGCCTCGATGTGGCAGGCGCTTCGCACACCCTATTCGCTCAGTAGTGGTGGAAAAGGAAGTGCATTATATAAATCTTATGATGGTGGAGACCACTGGAAAATGATTTCACAAAATCCGGGCTTGCCGGTTGGCATCGTCGGGAAAATTACTACGGCAATTTCCACCTCTAATCCAAACCGTATCTATGCAATGATAGAGAATGAAAATGGAGGTCTGTACCGGAGTGAAGATGGTGGAGAGCATTGGTCTCAAATTAATACCGATAAGAATTTACGGCAGCGTCCATGGTATTTTTCCCAGATCTATGCAGACCCTCAAAACCAGGATAGAGTAATTGTTTTAAATGTTCAGGCCTGGCAGTCAAAAGATGGCGGTAAAACATTTTTGCCTGTTCACAACAACCATGGAGATAACCATGAGCTGTGGTGGAATCCGTTTAACAGTAACAACTGGATACAGGGTGATGATGGGGGCGGAGAAATAACTTACGATGGCGGAGAAACATTTACAGACCTTGATTTCCCTACTGCACAATTTTACCATGTTACACTGGATAATGATTTTCCATATAATGTTTATGGCGCTCAACAGGATAATACTTCCATCCGCATAGCCAGCCGTACAGATAATTTTACAATCGATGCAAATTCATGGTATCCTGTTGCAGGGGGCGAAGCAGGTTACATTGTTTCAGACCCATTGAATTCAGAAATAACGTATGGCGGTGAATATGATGGACAATTAAGCACTTACAATAAAAAAACAAATCAGTATCAATCCATAAATCCCTGGCCGGAGGCCTGGATAGGCAGTGGCGCAGAAAGTAAGCAATACCGCTTTAACTGGACTTACCCGATTATTTTTTCACCCCATAATCCAAAGGAATTGTTTGTCACTTCTCAATATGTGCACCGGACTTTCGACGCAGGTTTCACATGGCAAACTATTTCACCTGATCTTACACGCCACGATCCGAAGACAATACATGCCAGCGGAGGACCTATTACTAAAGACAACACCGGAGCCGAGGTATATGCAGATATTTTCGCTTTTGCAGAATCATACGTTCAGCCTGGAGTTTTCTGGACCGGAAGTGACGATGGATTAATATATGTTTCAAAGGATGATGGAAAAAATTGGAATAATGTCTCAATTTCTTATCTCCCTGATTGGGCATTAATCTCCATCATTGAACCCTCTCATTTTGACGCAGCTTCGTGTTATGTAGCAGCTACACGCTATAAAAGCGATGACACCAAACCTTATCTTTTTAAAACCAATGATTTGGGAAAAACATGGAAACCTATTATAAATGGAATTCCTCCACAGGCGTACACAAGATGCATACGGGAAGACCCTAACCACAAAGGATTATTATATGCAGGAACAGAGGCCGGCATCTACGTCTCTTTTGATGACGGAAGCCATTGGCAATCCCTGCAACTAAATTTGCCGCTGTCTCCTATCCACGACATACAGGTACAAAAAAGGGATAAGGACCTGGTAATTGCAACCCACGGACGGGCATTCTGGATTCTTGACGATTTAACACCTTTGTATGAAATGGCTGATGAAGCAGGAAAAAGCAATACATTAATTAAAAATTCTTCGCACTATTTTTTTAAACCGCGCGACGCGTACCGTATGCAGGGGGGAAATTTTTATGATCAAAAAATGCAGACCGGAGAAAATGCGCCCAACGGAATACTTATGCATTATTATTTGAAAAATAAACCAAAAAAAGAATTAAGGTTAATGATCTTCACCAATAAGAATGATACGGTGATTACTTATTCGAATACCAAAGACAAAAAAGGAGAATCTATTAAAATTTCTAAAGAATTTTATGAAGATAAAAAAATGAAGAGGCCAGGAATTTTACCTGTGGATTCTGGCATGAATACTTTTGTATGGGATATGCGTTGGCCGGATGCGAAGCAGGTAGAGGGAACAAATATTATGTGGGCAGGAAGCGTAACAGGACCCCAGGCCATTCCCGGGAATTACAGAGCAAAGATGCTGATTGGCGATTCGGTGATAGCTGAACAAACGTTTGCTATTTTAAAAGATCCCCGAATCTCCACTTCTGATTCTGATTATATGGCTCAATTCGATTTGCTGAAAAAAATAAATACAAAATTAACAGAGACACATGAAGGTATCAATAGAATCAACAAAGCAGAAAAACAAATAAATGATTACGTGGCTGTTATTTCAGATACATCCATTGCATCAAAATTTAAAAAGGTTACAAAGCCTTTAACAGATTCACTGGATGCTATAAAAGGAGAATTATATGATTACAGGGCTACCTCACCGCAGGATGTACTTAATTTTCCGATACGCTTAAACGATAAGCTTGCAGGTGTGGGGAGTGTAGTAAGCTCCGCTGATACACGACCAACCAAATCATCTTACGAAGCATTTAATGATATTTCATCACGCGTAGATGTGCAGCTTAATAAGTTGAAAAAGATTTTAGAAGAAAAGATTCCTGAGTTTAATAAGATGGTAGATGAATTCAGGATTTCGCCTGTAAATGTGAAATAGAGCAATGAAATTTCAGCCATTGGAAGCCGGATATAAACTGGGGAACTACCATTTGGTTTCTATTTTAATTTTCTCCTATGAAAGTGTGCGTTCTACTGTTGATAACTTTTACTCTCAGGAATTACAAAATCAGAGGGAGAACAGTAACTTTTCACTCTGAAAAATTTTTTATTAACTAAAAATCCTAACAGTGGCAACAAAAAAGAAAGCTGCGCCAAAAGCAGCGCCAAAGAAAGCTGCACCAAAAGCAGCTAAAAAAGCAGCTCCGAATGCCCAAACTAAACGCCAGCCTAATGCAGCTTTTATGAAAGCTATGAACATTAGTGAGGGACTTCAGCCTATTGTAGGCAGCGCTCCTCTTCCTCGTACCGAAGTTACCAAGCGGGTGTGGGCTTACATTAAAAAGAATAATCTGCAGGATCCTAAAGAAAGAAGGAATATCAACGCGGATCCTGCATTACAAAAAGTTTTTGGTGGAAAGAAAACAGTGAATATGTTTGAGATGACCAAGCTCATCAATAAGCACCTCAGCTAATAGGTGTATCAGAAGAACTGTTTCAAAAGCGTCATTGCAGTAAAGTGAAGCCAGTTAAATATATGCAACCAGGAAGCATAAAAAATGTTTTGCAACTGCCTGCAATGATGTTTTTCTTTTCTTATTACTGATAAGTTTCCAGTAATTCTATTTGCAATTACTTTCTTAGCAAAGATTATTTAAGGTGCTCGGATAGAAATTGCTCCATTGCTCTGTAAAAGTCAAAACGGTTTTCCTCATTATGAAAACCGTGACCCTCATTTTCCTTCACCAGATATTCTACCTCCACACCTTTTTTCCGCAAAGCTTCTACAATTTGATTAGATTCATTAATGTTTACCCGTGGGTCGTTTTTACCCTGTGCTACCAGCAAAGGCGCTTTAATTTTTTCTACGTGAAAAACGGGAGATGAGGAATGAAGAAGCTCTTGCTCTGTTACAGGATTTCCTACCATTTCATACATCATTTCAAGATACGGCTTCCAATAGGGAGGAATGGTATTCATAAACGTAAACAGATTGGATACACCTACATAATCAATTCCACACGCATATAAATCCGGTGTAAAAGCTAAGCCGGCCAGCGTTGCATAACCACCATAGCTTCCTCCATATATAGCTATACGTTTTGCATCGGCTATCCCCTGTTCAATAATCCACTTTACACCATCTGTTAGATCATCCTGCATTTTCTTTCCCCATTCTTTAAAGGATGCTTCCCAAAATTTTCTTCCGTATCCGGTGGACCCGCGATAGTTTATCTGCAAAACAGCATAACCGCGATTAGCAAGAAACTGCACTTCAGGATTAAACCCCCACCGGTCTCTTACCCACGGGCCACCGTGGGGATTAATAATTACCGGCAAATTTTTATGATAGCCAGCATCAATATTTTCTTCGGATTCCAGAGGCAAAGTCAGATAGCCATGTATGGTCAAGCGGTCCCCTGAGGTAAATGAAACAGGCTGCATTACTGAAAGTTCATCCTTTCTCAGCCACGGACTTACTTCAGCCAGCAATTCTAATTTATCAGTAGGCACATCATACAGGTAGTAAGCTCCTAAAGTCCGATCACTGTGGGTACGAACAAGGAAACGTGTCTCTTCCTTATTTTGAGAAGTGAGCATTATTTCATCGTCCGGAATGTCTTTCTCAATTCGCTTATGTATGGCTTCAATGGCGTGATCAAGAAATATTTCAGAATGCTTCCAGTCCACAAAAGAATAGCTTGTGAGTACCATTCTTTTCCTGGAATATGTAAGCCCGCTCAGATCGACTTCATCGTGCCTGAATAAAACTTTCTTTTCAACTCCTTCATCAAGATCAAATAATACAATTGCTGCTTTATCACGACCTAAGTTTGACAACGCATACAAACCCTTATTATCGAAAGTGAAAAAAAGCGGCTCCAGTGTTTCCCGGAAGTGAGTGGTAATTAATATCCGGAAAGGAGTGGTATTGGTTTCCCTGTAAAGAATACTCTGATTCACACCATCCGTTGCAAGGGCTATTCTTATCTCACCATTATGATCGGTCATCCAACCTGTAACATTACCAGGATTTTCAGCTTCAAGATGGTATTCTCCGGTATGTATGTTTAAGCGAAAAGCATCAAAAATTTCTGGATTTCTTTTATTCATCCCAATAATTACTTCTTCTTCATTCTCTTCCAGGTCATCTATAATCTCTACCCTGATGCCCTCAAAAGGCGTAAGCTCACGTTCCTCTTTGCCCAAAACAGATACAGAATACAAATGATAATTTTCGTCGCCGCCATTATCTTTTAAAAAAACAAGCCGGTTGTTATTGCCCCAAAAATATCCCGCTATACTTCTCTCTGTTTCATGGGTTACCTGCCACTCTTCGCCACTTTCCACCTTGCGTGTAAAGAGGTTTAACCTGTTTTTCCACGGCGCCATAAACGATAGATAAGCACCATCTGGCGAAATTTGAAAGCGCGTTTTTTCAGGATTCCGAAAAAAATTTTCTAAAGGAATAGAATAGCGCTCTGTTGAGGTATAGGATAGATTGTGTAACATAAAAAAACTGTGAGTTAATTGAATAAGGGCGACATAAAGCCGCTAAAGTAAAAAGTTTCATTTAGCGGAAACCGTTGTTTACATCTTGCAAATTCGATTTAATGTTCTCTGCCTAACTTTGTAATAAAATCCTGACTTATAGTATGGTTAATGCACCGGATATCACAGCTGAAACAGCAATAGAGCTGGGCTTGATTCCTGAAGAATACGAACAAATTAAAACTATTCTGGGTCGCGACCCAAATTTTACAGAGCTAAGTATTTTTTCTGTAATGTGGAGTGAACATTGTTCTTATAAAAATTCTATAAAGTGGCTGAAAACATTGCCGCGTGAAGGACTGCGGATATTGGCAAAAGCAGGAGAAGAAAATGCTGGTCTGGTTGATATAGGCGATGGCCTAGCTTGTGCATTTAAAATAGAATCACACAATCATCCTTCCGCCATAGAGCCTTATCAGGGCGCAGCAACAGGGGTAGGTGGAATTCACCGTGATATATTTACTATGGGGGCCAGGCCTGTAGCTGCCTTGAATTCATTACGCTTCGGGACTTTGCACGAAGGGAAAACACAGCATCTTCTTCGCGGTATTGTAAAAGGAATTGGGGATTATGGAAATGCGTTTGGTGTGCCAACCGTTGCCGGAGAAGTTTTTTTTGATGAGTGCTATAATACCAATCCCCTTGTGAATGCTATGAGCGTTGGGATTGTGAAAATTGGAAGTACTGTTTCAGCGATTTCCTATGGCACCGGAAACCCTGTATTTATTGTGGGATCAGCCACCGGTAAAGATGGTATTCATGGCGCCAGCTTTGCATCACAAAATATCACTGACAGTTCCCATGAAGATCTACCAAGCGTTCAGGTTGGCGATCCGTTCCAAGAAAAATTGTTACTGGAAGCTTCACTTGAAGCAATTGAAACCGGAGCGATTATCGGTATGCAGGATATGGGCGCTGCTGGCATAATTTGTTCTACCTCTGAAATGTCGGCCAAGGGAAAGCATGGAATGAAAGTATGGCTGGAAAAAGTTCCTGCCCGCCAATTGAATATGAAACCGTTTGAAATTTTATTATCAGAATCGCAGGAAAGAATGCTGCTGGTAGTTCAAAAAGGAAAGGAGAGCCAGATTTTAAAGGTGTTTGAAAAATGGGATTTAAACTGTATACAAATTGGAGAAGTAACAAACGGAAACAGTTTAGAATATTATATGTACGACGAGTTAGTTGCGGAAGTACCTGCAGAATCACTTGTACTCGGTGGAGGGGCACCAATTTATGACAGAGATTACACGGAACCCGAATATCTGAAACAGATATACAGCTTCAATCCAAATGAAATTGAGGTACCGGATGATTTACGGAGTACTGCCTTGAAACTAATTGCTTTACCGAATTTGGCTTCTAAAAAATGGGTTACACAACAGTACGATTCAACTGTGGGAATCAATACAATGTCAACCAATGCACCGTCCGATGCTGCTATAATAAGAGTGAAAGAAACCAATAAGGCAATTGCAGTTAAGGTAGATTGTAATTCACGATACGTTTTTGCTGACCCATTTACAGGAGCAGCAATTGCCGTGAGTGAAGCAGCCAGAAACATTATTTGTTCGGGTGGAATTCCGGTAGCCATTACCAATTGTCTGAACTTCGGAAATCCATATAATCCTGAAGTCTATTGGCAATTTATAAATTCCATCAAGGGAATAAGTGAAGCCTGTAATATTTTTCAAACTCCCGTAACCGGTGGTAATGTAAGCTTCTACAACCAGTCTTATGATGGCCCGGTATTTCCTACCCCGGTAATAGGAATGCTGGGGGTTCTCGAACAGATTTCTAACCGGATGACACTTAACTTTAAAAAAGCAGGTGATTTAATTTACCTGGTGGGTGAATCACGCAACGATATAGGGTGTTCCGAATATTTGACGAACATCTGTAATATTTCCTTTTCCACCGTTCCTCATTTTCATCTTGAAGAAGAATATAAAGTTCAGTCGGCGGTAAAAAAATTAATTGAGAAACGGTTAATTGAATCGGCTCACGATGTCTCAGACGGCGGATTGTTTGTAACCTTGCTGGAGTCCGCCATGGTAAATGAATTGGGCTTTGACATTACCACCAACCAGCTCATTCGTAAAGATGCATTTCTGTTCGGTGAAAGCCAAAGCCGGATTGTAGTATCCGTTTCTCCGGAGAAAGAAGATTTATTTATTAACCAGATGATAAATGAGGAAGTAGAATTTTGTGCCCTGGGGGAAGTACTCGACTCATTACTGGTGGTTGATGAACAGGAATGGGGAGAAATAAGAGAGTGGAAGGAAGTTTTTGATAATGCTATTGGAAAAGTAATGATTCACGCCGTTCAATAATAAACCACAATTCTTTTTTTGTGTTTATAGTAGAAATTTAAATAATGAATAATATAGAGGTTATTCAAATGTTGCGCGATTCTTTGCAATCAGATGATTTAAAAACCATTATCGATAAAATAGTAAGCTCGCGAAGAATCTCTACCTCTGAAGCTGCTATATTGTATAAAGCAGATCTGGGACTGTTAGGTTCTCTTGCAAATTTTATCCGTGAAAAAAAGCACGGAGATAAAACCTACTTCAATCGTAATTTTCATATTGAGCCCACTAATAAATGTGTCTTTGATTGTAAATTTTGTTCCTACTCCAGATCATTCCAGCCTGCAGAAGATGCGTGGGAACTTACCGAGCAGCAGATACTTGACAGGGTAAAAAGTTACCATGGCATTCCGGTTACCGAAGTGCATATTGTTGGTGGCGTGCATCCAAAAATGAGTTTAAATTTCTTTGCCTCCCTGATAAAAAAAATCAAAGCGATACGGCCTGATATTCATATAAAAGCCTTTACCGCCGTGGAGCTTGAATATATGTTTCGCAAAGCAAGAGTAAGTTATTCGGAAGGGTTAAAGATTTTAAAAGACAGCGGAATGGACTCTATTCCCGGAGGTGGAGCAGAAATTTTTGATGAAGAAATAAGAAACCTGATTTGTAAAGACAAAGCTACCGCCGGGGAATGGCTCGGGATTCACGAAGCAGCCCATTTGCTCGGCATGCATTCGAATGCAACCATGCTATACGGGCATGTTGAAAATTACCTTCATCGGATTGACCATATGGATCGCCTGCGGGAATTACAGGATAAAACACATGGGTTTAACACATTTATACCGTTAAAATTCAGGAATAAAAATAATGAGATGGCCGGTATAACAGAATCAACCGTAGTTGAGGATATGAGGTGCTATGCTATGTCAAGAATCTTCCTGGATAATTTTCCGCACATCAAAGCCTATTGGCCCATGATCGGAAAGTCCACCACACAGTTGCTTTTGAATTTCGGAGTGGATGATGTAGATGGAACCATTGATGATTCCACTAAAATTTATTCCATGGCAGGAGCAGAAGATGCACATCCGGTGATGACAACTAAAGATATTGTGGAATTGATAAAACAGGTTAACCGTCAACCGGTAGAGCGTGATACTTTATACAATGTGATTCAGGATTACAGTGATGTGAAATTTGAAGAGCAAAAAGCTGGTCTTTATGAATTTCCTCTTATGCAAAATTAATTGCTTCCAATTCACTCTATAATTACGTATATATAATTGATTTGAAAAAACAGCTTTTTATTATCCGCCATGGAGAAACAGACTTAAATAAACTTGGAGTGGTGCAGGGTCGCGGCGTAGATCCACCGCTTAATGAAATCGGGCGAAAGCAGGCATCTCTCTTTTTTGATCGTTACAGAAATGAAAACTTTGATATCATTTATGTGTCTTCATTAAAGCGCTCGATAGAAACAGTAAATCCTTTTATACAACTGGGAATTCCTTTTGAGAAACACTCGGATCTTGATGAAATAAGCTGGGGTGTTTTTGAAGGTCAAAAAATGACTTCGGAATTTAAAAATTTATATAACAGCCTGCTTTTAAAATGGAAGGAAGGAAAATTTTATGAGCATGCCGAAAATGGAGAAAGTCCAATACAAGTTCAAATCCGGCAATTGAATTTTATCAATTATATGGTGAATCAACCCCCTGAAAAAGCCCTTGTTTGTATTCACGGTAGAGCAATGCGCATGTTCCTTTCTACTTTACTAGGTGAGAGCTTGAATCGCATGGATGAGTTTCCGCATCAGAATCTTTCTTTGTATAAACTAAACTATGATGAGGGACGTTTTACCATCGATCTTTTTAATAATACAGATCATCTTCATTAAATGGCGAAAATTAAGGTTGCTGCTGTTTCCTACTTAAATACTAAACCCTTTCTCTTCGGCATCCGGCATTCACCATTGGTAAAAGAGGTGGAACTTATTATTGACCATCCTTCGCGTATTGCCGAGGAGCTGATAAAAGGTAATGCAGATCTTGGATTAGTTCCGGTTGCAGTAATTCCTGAAATAGGTTCTGCAAAAATTATATCAGATTATTGTATAGGATGTAATGGCGCTGTATCGTCAGTTTCTATTTACAGTGAAGTCCCTATTTGGGAAGTAAATGAAATATTTCTGGATTATCAATCCCGCACATCTACCGAATTGGCAAAAATTCTAGTGCGGAATTATTGGGGAATACAACCCATACCACTAACTACTTTTCCGGGATATGAAAAATTGATTGCAAATAATCGCGCAGGATTGATCATTGGAGATCGTGCATTGTATGCAAAAAATAAATTTCAGTATTCATATGATCTGGGAGAGGCATGGAAGCAATATACGGGCTTGCCCTTTGTATTTGCATGCTGGATAATGAATAAAGAATTACCATCCGGATTTATAAATGAATTTAATGAGGCTTTACAATTTGGAATAGATCATATTTCTGAAGTGGCAGAGCTTGAAGCTTTAAATTTCCCGGGTTTGAATATATATGAGTATTTCACAAAAAATATTCAATTCAACCTGGATGCGGGTAAGCAGGAAGCGCTTAAAAAATTTCTCTTTTTCATAAAAGAAAAACCCGGGGTTACGGTATAGATCTATAGAAGCAATCTGGAAATTATAAAATGATTGCACATATAACATATTTTGCTGGCTGTCGTCCCTTATGAATAAATCACAGGAATCAATGAAAGTAAGATCTATGATAATTTTAATATTAGCTTTTATCTTGCTTTCACAAATAAAAATGTCAGCACAGCAAAAATTTACAATAAGCGGTTACGTAAAAGATGCAGCCAGTGGTGAAAATATGATTGGAACCATAGCAGGAATTAAAACCACCACAACCGGTACTGCTACAAACAATTACGGATTTTATTCAATAACGCTTCCTGAAGGAGACTATACCCTTACTTTTTCTTATCTCGGATACTCCACTTTTGATACTACTGTTTTCCTTCACGCTGATGAACGCGTTAATGTTAACCTGGAAGTGGAAATGAAGCAAATCGAAGAAGTAATTGTTTCTGCAACGGATACTAAAGATGCCAATGTCAGAAGTGCCCAGATGGGAAAATTTGATTTGCAAATGGATAAAATAAGAGACTTGCCTGTAATCTTCGGGGAACAGGATATTTTAAAAACCATCCAGCTGCTTCCAGGCGTACAAAGCGGGAATGAAGGCACAACCGGTTTCTATGTGCGCGGAGGAGGAGCCGATCAAAACCTGCTGCTGCTTGATGAAGCAACGGTTTATAACGCTTCACATCTCTTTGGATTCTTTTCAGTCTTTAATTCTGATGCCATATTGAATGCAACCCTTTACAAAGAAGGAATGCCTGCAATGTATGGCGGACGAATCTCATCCGTTCTTGATATTTCAATGAAGGAGGGAAATAATCAAAACTTTCACGGTACAGGTGGAATAGGTATCATTTCCTCACGACTAACACTGGAAGGTCCTGTTGCAAAAAATAAATGTTCTTTCATGGTGTCGGGACGAAGAACTTATTTCGATGTGCTCGTAAAACCTTTTCTGAATCCTGAAGTAAAGGGATCAGGATACTTTTTCTACGATTTAAATGCCAAGATTAATTACAGGTTTTCAGACAAAGACCGTTTATTCCTGAGCGGCTATTTTGGACGGGATGTTTTTTCCTATCACAATAATCAGATAGACCTTAGTATTCCATGGGGAAATGCAACGACCACGCTGAGGTGGAACCACCTTTTTAGCAATAAGCTTTTTATGAATGCCTCTGCTATTTATAACGCCTATAATTTTCAGCTAAAGGCGAATCAAAATGTTTTTGAGTTTGACCTCTTTTCCGGCATACATGATTTTAATGCAAAAATGGATTTCGATTATTTCCCGTCTGTAAAGCATCACGTGCAGTACGGGGCCAATTATATCTATCATATTTTTCAGCCTCAAAGCATTTCAGGTAAAAGCGGCGAAACCCACTTTGACCCGACCGGCATATTGAAGAAATTTGCCCACGAGGGTGCAATTTATTTGCAGGATGAATGGGATATTTCAGACAAATTTCAATTAAGCGGTGGATTGCGCTTCTCTCTTTTTAACCAGGTA contains the following coding sequences:
- a CDS encoding glycosyl hydrolase — translated: MRGSYLMVFIFCMYIAPVLAQKSIKHSNQASSSEQKIKNDNSSGSYSSLFFQGLRWRNIGPWRGGRSLAVCGVINQPNVYYFGAVGGGVWKTTDGGKSWLCISDSAFHSSSVGAIAVAPSDPNIIYAGMGEAEMRGNISFGDGIYKSMDAGKTWKHVGLQKSYAIQNIAIHPQNPDVLYASCMGKIFGSNSERGVYRSQNGGKTWQQILFADDSTGCYDVKFDPANPMIMYASMWQALRTPYSLSSGGKGSALYKSYDGGDHWKMISQNPGLPVGIVGKITTAISTSNPNRIYAMIENENGGLYRSEDGGEHWSQINTDKNLRQRPWYFSQIYADPQNQDRVIVLNVQAWQSKDGGKTFLPVHNNHGDNHELWWNPFNSNNWIQGDDGGGEITYDGGETFTDLDFPTAQFYHVTLDNDFPYNVYGAQQDNTSIRIASRTDNFTIDANSWYPVAGGEAGYIVSDPLNSEITYGGEYDGQLSTYNKKTNQYQSINPWPEAWIGSGAESKQYRFNWTYPIIFSPHNPKELFVTSQYVHRTFDAGFTWQTISPDLTRHDPKTIHASGGPITKDNTGAEVYADIFAFAESYVQPGVFWTGSDDGLIYVSKDDGKNWNNVSISYLPDWALISIIEPSHFDAASCYVAATRYKSDDTKPYLFKTNDLGKTWKPIINGIPPQAYTRCIREDPNHKGLLYAGTEAGIYVSFDDGSHWQSLQLNLPLSPIHDIQVQKRDKDLVIATHGRAFWILDDLTPLYEMADEAGKSNTLIKNSSHYFFKPRDAYRMQGGNFYDQKMQTGENAPNGILMHYYLKNKPKKELRLMIFTNKNDTVITYSNTKDKKGESIKISKEFYEDKKMKRPGILPVDSGMNTFVWDMRWPDAKQVEGTNIMWAGSVTGPQAIPGNYRAKMLIGDSVIAEQTFAILKDPRISTSDSDYMAQFDLLKKINTKLTETHEGINRINKAEKQINDYVAVISDTSIASKFKKVTKPLTDSLDAIKGELYDYRATSPQDVLNFPIRLNDKLAGVGSVVSSADTRPTKSSYEAFNDISSRVDVQLNKLKKILEEKIPEFNKMVDEFRISPVNVK
- a CDS encoding S9 family peptidase, yielding MLHNLSYTSTERYSIPLENFFRNPEKTRFQISPDGAYLSFMAPWKNRLNLFTRKVESGEEWQVTHETERSIAGYFWGNNNRLVFLKDNGGDENYHLYSVSVLGKEERELTPFEGIRVEIIDDLEENEEEVIIGMNKRNPEIFDAFRLNIHTGEYHLEAENPGNVTGWMTDHNGEIRIALATDGVNQSILYRETNTTPFRILITTHFRETLEPLFFTFDNKGLYALSNLGRDKAAIVLFDLDEGVEKKVLFRHDEVDLSGLTYSRKRMVLTSYSFVDWKHSEIFLDHAIEAIHKRIEKDIPDDEIMLTSQNKEETRFLVRTHSDRTLGAYYLYDVPTDKLELLAEVSPWLRKDELSVMQPVSFTSGDRLTIHGYLTLPLESEENIDAGYHKNLPVIINPHGGPWVRDRWGFNPEVQFLANRGYAVLQINYRGSTGYGRKFWEASFKEWGKKMQDDLTDGVKWIIEQGIADAKRIAIYGGSYGGYATLAGLAFTPDLYACGIDYVGVSNLFTFMNTIPPYWKPYLEMMYEMVGNPVTEQELLHSSSPVFHVEKIKAPLLVAQGKNDPRVNINESNQIVEALRKKGVEVEYLVKENEGHGFHNEENRFDFYRAMEQFLSEHLK
- the purL gene encoding phosphoribosylformylglycinamidine synthase subunit PurL; this translates as MVNAPDITAETAIELGLIPEEYEQIKTILGRDPNFTELSIFSVMWSEHCSYKNSIKWLKTLPREGLRILAKAGEENAGLVDIGDGLACAFKIESHNHPSAIEPYQGAATGVGGIHRDIFTMGARPVAALNSLRFGTLHEGKTQHLLRGIVKGIGDYGNAFGVPTVAGEVFFDECYNTNPLVNAMSVGIVKIGSTVSAISYGTGNPVFIVGSATGKDGIHGASFASQNITDSSHEDLPSVQVGDPFQEKLLLEASLEAIETGAIIGMQDMGAAGIICSTSEMSAKGKHGMKVWLEKVPARQLNMKPFEILLSESQERMLLVVQKGKESQILKVFEKWDLNCIQIGEVTNGNSLEYYMYDELVAEVPAESLVLGGGAPIYDRDYTEPEYLKQIYSFNPNEIEVPDDLRSTALKLIALPNLASKKWVTQQYDSTVGINTMSTNAPSDAAIIRVKETNKAIAVKVDCNSRYVFADPFTGAAIAVSEAARNIICSGGIPVAITNCLNFGNPYNPEVYWQFINSIKGISEACNIFQTPVTGGNVSFYNQSYDGPVFPTPVIGMLGVLEQISNRMTLNFKKAGDLIYLVGESRNDIGCSEYLTNICNISFSTVPHFHLEEEYKVQSAVKKLIEKRLIESAHDVSDGGLFVTLLESAMVNELGFDITTNQLIRKDAFLFGESQSRIVVSVSPEKEDLFINQMINEEVEFCALGEVLDSLLVVDEQEWGEIREWKEVFDNAIGKVMIHAVQ
- a CDS encoding CofH family radical SAM protein, which gives rise to MNNIEVIQMLRDSLQSDDLKTIIDKIVSSRRISTSEAAILYKADLGLLGSLANFIREKKHGDKTYFNRNFHIEPTNKCVFDCKFCSYSRSFQPAEDAWELTEQQILDRVKSYHGIPVTEVHIVGGVHPKMSLNFFASLIKKIKAIRPDIHIKAFTAVELEYMFRKARVSYSEGLKILKDSGMDSIPGGGAEIFDEEIRNLICKDKATAGEWLGIHEAAHLLGMHSNATMLYGHVENYLHRIDHMDRLRELQDKTHGFNTFIPLKFRNKNNEMAGITESTVVEDMRCYAMSRIFLDNFPHIKAYWPMIGKSTTQLLLNFGVDDVDGTIDDSTKIYSMAGAEDAHPVMTTKDIVELIKQVNRQPVERDTLYNVIQDYSDVKFEEQKAGLYEFPLMQN
- a CDS encoding histidine phosphatase family protein is translated as MKKQLFIIRHGETDLNKLGVVQGRGVDPPLNEIGRKQASLFFDRYRNENFDIIYVSSLKRSIETVNPFIQLGIPFEKHSDLDEISWGVFEGQKMTSEFKNLYNSLLLKWKEGKFYEHAENGESPIQVQIRQLNFINYMVNQPPEKALVCIHGRAMRMFLSTLLGESLNRMDEFPHQNLSLYKLNYDEGRFTIDLFNNTDHLH